One segment of bacterium DNA contains the following:
- the rimI gene encoding ribosomal protein S18-alanine N-acetyltransferase has translation MTIEVDMRQMRREDVPRVMEIERECFPVPWHESAYLTELANRSAYYVVACKGSEIVGYAGMWVIMDEAHITTLGVARASRGEKIGERLLIALLDESLKRKCRRATLEVRQSNEVAQNLYRKYEFIPAAVRRGYYTDNQENAVVMWIDDMVCQSWQKKYRALKEQLDKESATCAEDVV, from the coding sequence TTGACTATCGAAGTGGATATGAGGCAGATGCGCCGTGAAGACGTGCCCAGGGTCATGGAGATCGAGCGGGAATGTTTTCCGGTTCCATGGCATGAGAGCGCTTATCTCACCGAGCTTGCCAACCGCAGCGCATATTATGTCGTGGCATGCAAAGGCTCCGAGATCGTGGGCTATGCCGGGATGTGGGTCATTATGGATGAGGCTCATATCACCACTCTCGGGGTTGCCCGCGCCAGTCGAGGTGAAAAGATAGGCGAGCGGCTGCTGATAGCTCTGCTTGATGAGTCGCTAAAGCGCAAGTGCAGGCGTGCGACATTGGAAGTCCGCCAGAGCAATGAGGTTGCCCAGAACCTTTATCGCAAGTACGAGTTTATTCCCGCTGCGGTCAGGCGCGGATATTACACGGATAACCAGGAGAATGCCGTAGTTATGTGGATCGATGATATGGTCTGTCAGTCCTGGCAAAAGAAATACCGTGCCTTAAAAGAGCAATTGGACAAGGAGTCCGCGACCTGTGCGGAGGATGTAGTTTGA
- the tsaD gene encoding tRNA (adenosine(37)-N6)-threonylcarbamoyltransferase complex transferase subunit TsaD: MRVLGIETSCDETSAAVVDDGVNIVSNIIASQIDIHARFGGVVPEVASRRHVELIMPTVQQALDEAGCTLADIDCIGVINRPGLIGALIVGVASAKTIAYAANIPLVAVHHIEAHLYANWLTGAHIEFPLVCLVVSGGHSDLIYMTDHGQYEILARTRDDAAGECFDKCARAMGLGYPGGPEIDKLAKTGNPHSVQFPRAKVGDTLDFSFSGLKTAVIRYVEGFEGKPPTPDLAASFQAAIVDVLVDHTFRAAHDRGVRQVLMAGGVAANSSLQAAMKQRGEELDIAVSAPPPVLCTDNAAMAASAAFFARQRGESAGLDLDSFASEPLGKRAI, translated from the coding sequence TTGAGAGTATTAGGTATCGAGACAAGCTGTGATGAGACCAGCGCGGCGGTGGTCGATGACGGCGTCAACATAGTTTCCAACATAATCGCGTCGCAGATAGATATTCATGCCCGTTTCGGCGGTGTAGTGCCGGAGGTCGCTTCTCGCAGGCATGTCGAGTTGATTATGCCGACCGTCCAGCAGGCTCTGGACGAGGCCGGATGCACTCTGGCCGATATCGACTGCATAGGCGTCATCAATAGACCCGGCCTGATCGGTGCATTGATCGTAGGTGTTGCTTCGGCAAAGACCATTGCATATGCCGCGAATATACCTTTGGTTGCCGTCCACCACATCGAGGCCCACCTGTATGCGAACTGGCTCACGGGTGCGCACATCGAGTTTCCTTTGGTATGCCTGGTAGTATCCGGCGGCCACTCGGATTTGATATATATGACCGATCATGGCCAGTATGAGATTCTGGCAAGGACTCGGGACGATGCGGCGGGCGAATGTTTCGACAAATGCGCGCGCGCAATGGGTCTGGGCTATCCGGGCGGTCCCGAGATAGACAAGCTTGCAAAGACAGGCAATCCGCATTCGGTGCAGTTTCCGCGGGCAAAGGTCGGCGACACGCTTGATTTCAGCTTCAGCGGACTGAAGACGGCCGTCATTCGATATGTCGAAGGCTTTGAGGGCAAGCCACCGACTCCCGATCTTGCCGCCAGTTTTCAGGCAGCGATAGTGGACGTGCTGGTCGATCACACGTTCCGCGCCGCTCATGATAGAGGTGTCAGACAGGTGCTGATGGCAGGCGGAGTCGCCGCCAACAGCAGCCTTCAGGCTGCAATGAAACAGCGCGGCGAGGAGCTTGATATAGCGGTCAGTGCTCCACCGCCGGTGTTGTGCACTGACAACGCCGCCATGGCCGCCTCAGCCGCTTTTTTTGCCAGGCAGAGAGGCGAGTCCGCCGGTCTAGACCTGGATTCATTTGCGTCTGAGCCACTCGGCAAGCGAGCGATATGA
- a CDS encoding type IV pilus twitching motility protein PilT, giving the protein MELKEIAAKAAQSGASDIFLKVGSPPMMRLNSVVVPLDSYPELKGQDTEALAYGIMTHEQIGRFERRHELDLAFTIDDVARFRANVYYQRGTIGMVLRIVPLQILGLNELGLPEGIKSLAEQRQGLVLVTGPTGCGKSTTLAAVIDIINSTRKCNIITVEDPIEFVHQDKQSIVSQREIGIDTDSFTDALKYVVRQSPDVILVGEMRDVETMNVALAAAETGHLVFSTVHTCSAAETLDRIMNMFPPHDKLMVCMRLSVSLKGVVSQKLIPRMDKTGRIAAVEVMIANPTISKLLEEGRSSQIYQAISEGEYWGMQTMNQCLDRYCKAGIISEDEALASAGNYTELKQMLRRAL; this is encoded by the coding sequence ATGGAATTAAAGGAAATAGCTGCAAAAGCGGCGCAGTCAGGCGCCTCTGACATATTTCTGAAAGTCGGCTCGCCGCCGATGATGCGTCTCAACAGCGTTGTGGTCCCGCTCGATTCATATCCTGAACTGAAGGGTCAGGACACTGAAGCGCTTGCATACGGCATAATGACGCACGAGCAGATCGGTCGTTTCGAGCGCAGACATGAACTCGACCTCGCGTTTACAATAGACGATGTCGCAAGGTTCAGGGCGAATGTATATTACCAGCGCGGCACAATCGGCATGGTGCTGCGCATTGTGCCTCTCCAGATTCTTGGATTGAATGAGCTTGGCCTACCGGAGGGTATCAAGTCTCTTGCCGAGCAGAGGCAGGGACTTGTGCTTGTGACGGGTCCAACCGGCTGCGGTAAGTCCACGACCCTTGCTGCGGTGATTGACATCATCAACTCCACTCGCAAGTGCAATATCATCACTGTCGAGGACCCGATTGAGTTCGTGCATCAGGACAAGCAGTCAATCGTCAGCCAGCGCGAGATCGGCATCGATACCGATTCGTTCACCGATGCGCTCAAATATGTCGTCAGGCAGAGCCCGGACGTGATCCTGGTCGGCGAGATGCGTGATGTAGAGACTATGAACGTTGCTCTGGCAGCAGCGGAGACGGGTCACCTCGTATTTTCGACAGTCCACACATGCAGCGCTGCAGAGACGCTCGATAGAATAATGAATATGTTTCCTCCTCATGACAAACTGATGGTGTGTATGCGTCTGTCTGTATCACTGAAGGGTGTAGTTTCTCAAAAACTGATTCCGAGGATGGATAAAACCGGGCGGATAGCAGCCGTAGAAGTAATGATTGCAAACCCGACTATAAGCAAGCTGCTTGAGGAAGGGCGTTCATCACAAATATACCAGGCCATTTCCGAGGGTGAATATTGGGGTATGCAGACTATGAACCAGTGTCTTGACCGCTATTGCAAGGCCGGAATCATATCTGAAGATGAGGCTCTTGCAAGCGCTGGCAACTACACCGAACTCAAGCAGATGCTCCGACGAGCCCTCTGA
- the alr gene encoding alanine racemase: MSKTITHDLWVEVDISALKHNFEQIKRTVGSVKVMAVVKSNGFGHGYVEPARAFIEAGADALAVTRLDEAMILRDGGINAPILLFAPIQAENADVAINAGLDMTVSDIALARKISEAAVRLGTNARVHIKVDTGMGRLGVSHEQAVRLVQEVHGLANIQIAGIYTHFATAADKSIADTQHQLDRFKQLLERLDTLGIDCGTAHAANSAAILRLPKSHLGMVRPGTLLYGQYPSRFVPHRLDLKPTWKLKARICEIKELQPESPVGYGGEFITKRLTRTAVIPVGYADGFTLAAEGPIYRQSVLKFAMKKMRRRLTVEINGHKAPVLGRVAMQMIVIDITDIPDAKVSDEVTIPAMRIPTSALIPREYV, encoded by the coding sequence ATGAGTAAAACCATAACACATGACTTGTGGGTTGAGGTCGATATTTCGGCACTCAAGCATAATTTTGAACAGATAAAGAGAACTGTCGGCAGCGTAAAGGTTATGGCCGTGGTGAAAAGCAACGGGTTCGGGCATGGATATGTGGAGCCTGCGCGGGCGTTTATTGAAGCCGGAGCCGATGCGCTGGCTGTCACACGCCTCGATGAGGCAATGATCCTACGCGATGGCGGCATAAACGCACCTATATTGCTCTTTGCCCCTATACAGGCTGAAAACGCGGATGTGGCAATAAATGCCGGGCTGGATATGACTGTCTCGGACATAGCTCTGGCCAGGAAAATATCAGAAGCAGCCGTGCGGTTGGGCACTAATGCACGTGTGCACATAAAAGTCGATACCGGAATGGGTAGGCTCGGTGTGTCGCATGAACAGGCAGTGCGGCTGGTTCAGGAAGTCCATGGTCTGGCAAACATCCAAATTGCAGGGATATATACACATTTTGCTACTGCTGCAGATAAGTCTATAGCCGATACCCAGCATCAGCTCGACAGGTTCAAACAGCTTCTCGAAAGGCTCGATACTCTCGGAATAGACTGCGGAACCGCGCATGCGGCAAACAGTGCAGCAATACTCAGGCTCCCAAAATCGCACCTGGGCATGGTGCGGCCAGGCACACTGCTCTACGGACAGTATCCCTCCCGTTTTGTCCCTCACCGTCTCGATCTCAAGCCGACATGGAAGCTCAAGGCCAGAATATGTGAGATCAAAGAACTGCAGCCCGAATCGCCGGTCGGTTATGGAGGCGAGTTTATTACCAAACGTCTCACCAGGACGGCTGTGATACCGGTCGGCTATGCGGACGGTTTCACACTTGCTGCCGAAGGACCCATATACAGGCAGAGTGTGCTTAAATTCGCCATGAAGAAGATGAGACGAAGGCTAACTGTCGAGATAAACGGTCATAAAGCACCGGTGCTCGGACGAGTGGCGATGCAGATGATTGTGATCGATATTACCGACATTCCCGACGCAAAAGTCAGCGACGAAGTGACGATCCCAGCTATGAGAATACCGACCAGCGCGCTCATACCACGGGAATACGTTTAG
- a CDS encoding phosphotransferase, producing the protein MTVESLIVDVLREGYGIRDFRIVSEHYGSQSRVWRLRANNQDFGLRQTRDLKDERLSSYCRLTHLLKENGIHVTYPIETVNGKSFLRQAGNSYVLCNWIDGVAARDRQLSIDDAQSLGRLLAKIHQVLAGFNELLPLPKSEYTYDVDTINDIKRLIAVVDAKNEKSKYDQAVHNDLKYKYAVLVSRKESSDLLAPLYAECQLVHGDLNWGNIVYTSDGQFAGLIDLDTFRYAPRMCDIVKTCMLTFNANSSYCIQFLSGYHQINPLHPTEIDAFYSLATNYMLKNIWGYREYLVNGNLHTCLNDTVQNYKLLVKDEPEYRELSGRLAFSILQRALDRC; encoded by the coding sequence ATGACGGTTGAGTCACTTATAGTTGACGTTCTTAGAGAGGGTTACGGAATCCGGGATTTTCGCATCGTGTCAGAGCACTATGGAAGCCAGTCAAGAGTTTGGAGACTTCGAGCGAATAATCAAGACTTCGGCTTGCGACAAACAAGAGATTTGAAAGATGAGAGGCTCTCGTCTTATTGTCGCTTAACACATTTGCTAAAAGAAAACGGTATTCATGTAACATATCCTATTGAGACTGTTAACGGCAAATCATTCCTTCGGCAAGCAGGGAATTCTTACGTCCTATGCAACTGGATAGATGGCGTGGCAGCACGGGATAGGCAGCTTTCGATTGATGATGCCCAGTCCCTTGGCAGGCTGCTTGCAAAGATACATCAGGTTTTGGCTGGTTTTAATGAGCTACTGCCCTTACCGAAAAGTGAATACACATACGATGTTGATACCATCAACGATATCAAGCGACTGATCGCGGTTGTTGATGCAAAAAACGAGAAAAGCAAATACGACCAGGCAGTGCACAACGATCTGAAATATAAATACGCTGTATTGGTGAGCAGAAAAGAAAGCTCAGACCTTTTGGCTCCACTTTATGCAGAGTGTCAGTTGGTACATGGCGACTTGAATTGGGGTAATATTGTGTATACTTCAGATGGGCAGTTTGCAGGATTGATTGACCTGGATACATTCCGTTACGCTCCGCGTATGTGTGATATCGTCAAAACCTGCATGCTCACATTCAATGCAAACAGCAGTTATTGTATACAGTTTCTCTCGGGCTACCATCAGATCAATCCGCTTCACCCGACGGAGATCGATGCATTCTATTCGCTTGCCACAAATTACATGCTCAAGAATATCTGGGGATACCGAGAGTATCTTGTAAATGGCAACCTACACACTTGCCTTAATGACACGGTGCAAAATTACAAACTCCTGGTCAAGGACGAGCCTGAGTATCGTGAGTTGAGCGGTCGGTTAGCATTTAGTATTTTACAGCGAGCACTTGATAGATGTTAA
- a CDS encoding peptidoglycan bridge formation glycyltransferase FemA/FemB family protein has product MDITLSIATEQDRKRFNEFVARFDTGDLLQSFEWGELKSHSGWKPVRIFAERNGEIVAAASMLKRAIPKVGKCIMYAPRGPVLDMQDAELMQAFGAYMKEIALRHKAILLKIDPPVLIEDTISESSLRSVGFIPVAAQGFGGTQPKCVMQLDLDKSLDELMASFKEKWRYNIRLAGRKGVTVNMDCTKSDLPAFYELLKTTCERDGFLVRSLGYFENMWDALVPAGYMKLVLTYYEGKPIAGAIAYIFGDKAMYTYGASSNEYRNVMPNHLMQWTMIQWAKESGCKWYDFRGVSPKKGSGDEHLEGLNRFKEGFSPRFVEYIGEYDMVLSPGFYWLWNVLLPKIQSVLKARKKKSDQAVSE; this is encoded by the coding sequence GTGGATATAACACTGTCAATTGCAACCGAGCAGGACCGAAAGCGGTTCAATGAATTTGTCGCCCGTTTTGATACGGGCGATTTGCTTCAGTCGTTCGAGTGGGGCGAACTTAAGTCTCACAGCGGCTGGAAGCCTGTGCGCATATTCGCAGAGCGCAATGGCGAGATCGTCGCTGCCGCATCCATGCTCAAAAGAGCCATACCAAAAGTCGGCAAATGTATAATGTATGCTCCCAGGGGTCCGGTGCTCGATATGCAGGATGCCGAACTTATGCAGGCATTCGGCGCATATATGAAAGAAATCGCCCTCAGACACAAGGCAATACTGCTCAAAATAGACCCGCCTGTGCTCATCGAAGACACCATCAGTGAGTCTAGCCTGCGATCTGTCGGGTTCATACCCGTAGCGGCTCAGGGATTTGGGGGAACCCAACCCAAGTGCGTGATGCAGCTCGATCTGGATAAGTCGCTTGACGAGCTTATGGCATCGTTCAAAGAGAAATGGCGGTATAACATACGGCTGGCAGGTCGAAAAGGGGTTACGGTCAATATGGACTGCACAAAGTCTGACCTGCCGGCCTTTTATGAACTGCTCAAGACGACATGTGAGCGTGACGGCTTCCTGGTGCGCAGCCTGGGTTATTTCGAGAATATGTGGGATGCGCTGGTGCCTGCGGGCTACATGAAGCTGGTGCTTACATACTATGAAGGCAAACCCATCGCCGGAGCTATCGCCTATATCTTCGGCGACAAGGCGATGTATACATATGGAGCATCGTCCAATGAATACCGCAATGTGATGCCCAATCACTTGATGCAGTGGACCATGATCCAATGGGCGAAGGAGTCCGGCTGCAAATGGTATGATTTCAGGGGAGTCAGCCCCAAAAAGGGCAGTGGAGATGAACACCTGGAGGGTTTGAACAGGTTTAAGGAGGGCTTCTCGCCCAGATTCGTCGAATATATCGGCGAATATGATATGGTCCTCTCACCAGGGTTTTACTGGCTGTGGAATGTGCTTTTGCCAAAGATTCAAAGCGTCCTAAAAGCCAGAAAGAAAAAATCAGATCAAGCAGTCTCGGAGTAA
- a CDS encoding RNA-binding protein, giving the protein MANKSLYVGNMSYSTTENDLRTLFEPYGPIAEVRVIGNKGFGFVEIPEENMAAAIEATNGKELGGRTLTVNEARPKTDRGSGGGRGGYGGGGRGGRGGYGGGGGRW; this is encoded by the coding sequence ATGGCAAATAAATCACTATACGTAGGCAACATGTCCTACAGCACCACAGAGAATGATCTCCGCACGCTCTTTGAGCCTTACGGCCCTATCGCGGAAGTCAGAGTCATCGGCAACAAAGGCTTTGGATTTGTCGAGATCCCAGAAGAGAATATGGCAGCCGCCATAGAAGCCACAAATGGCAAAGAGCTTGGCGGCAGGACGCTCACAGTCAATGAAGCACGTCCCAAGACTGATAGAGGCAGCGGCGGTGGTCGCGGTGGTTATGGCGGCGGTGGTCGCGGCGGTCGTGGTGGTTATGGTGGCGGCGGCGGTCGCTGGTAA
- the queC gene encoding 7-cyano-7-deazaguanine synthase QueC yields the protein MQGVEMKKAVVLISGGLDSATTAAIAKSEGYDLYAMSFDYGQRHRREIDSAKAVAKSLGAKDHLIISFDMRQIGGSALTADIDVPLDRATDEMSSGIPVTYVPARNTIFLSFALSYAESIGAQDIFIGVNQIDYSGYPDCRAEFIEAFEKTANLATKAGVEGTSRFRIRTPLIKMTKADTIRHGLDLGVDYSLTWSCYSGGERACGRCDSCKLRLAGFAEAGAKDPLEYEISA from the coding sequence GTGCAGGGAGTAGAAATGAAAAAAGCAGTCGTGTTGATTTCCGGGGGGTTGGACAGCGCCACCACTGCTGCCATTGCCAAGTCCGAGGGCTATGACCTGTATGCAATGTCATTCGATTACGGCCAGCGCCACCGCCGCGAGATAGACAGCGCAAAAGCGGTAGCCAAGAGCCTTGGCGCGAAGGATCATCTCATTATATCTTTCGATATGCGGCAGATCGGCGGAAGCGCGCTCACGGCTGATATAGATGTCCCGCTGGACAGAGCAACGGATGAAATGAGCAGCGGAATTCCTGTGACCTACGTCCCCGCACGCAATACCATCTTTCTTTCTTTTGCGCTCTCATATGCCGAGTCGATAGGTGCGCAGGACATATTTATTGGCGTAAACCAGATAGACTACAGTGGCTATCCCGACTGCCGCGCAGAGTTTATCGAGGCTTTCGAGAAGACAGCCAACCTCGCCACTAAAGCAGGCGTCGAGGGCACATCAAGGTTTCGAATCAGGACACCATTGATAAAGATGACCAAGGCTGACACCATTCGTCATGGCCTCGACCTTGGAGTGGATTATTCACTTACATGGAGCTGCTACAGCGGTGGTGAGCGCGCATGCGGCAGGTGCGACAGCTGCAAACTCAGGCTCGCCGGTTTTGCTGAAGCAGGCGCAAAAGACCCGCTGGAATACGAGATATCAGCCTGA
- a CDS encoding MotA/TolQ/ExbB proton channel family protein produces the protein MGWIVDAVELLSKGGYVMIPLMICSVVSVAVLIERYFKISKAQADISDVVKRAEDAVYEGNAEKAVSTLERMDNPVARVLIAGICNRHLGERGAERAMEEQGTREISSLTRRLGSLDTIITIAPLLGLLGTVTGMISAFHVIAAKSGISTPTAITGGVAEALIATATGLAIAIFTLIGNNHLQERIKSIVAEIEARGNAMVNILVESQEGSRGEIKRISA, from the coding sequence ATGGGTTGGATTGTAGATGCTGTCGAGCTGCTTTCTAAGGGCGGCTATGTGATGATCCCGCTGATGATCTGTTCGGTCGTCAGTGTTGCGGTGCTCATCGAGCGCTATTTTAAGATCAGTAAGGCTCAGGCCGACATATCGGATGTCGTCAAGCGCGCAGAAGATGCGGTTTATGAAGGCAATGCCGAGAAGGCCGTGTCGACGCTGGAGCGAATGGATAACCCGGTCGCGCGAGTACTAATAGCCGGGATATGCAACAGACACTTAGGCGAACGCGGAGCCGAGAGGGCGATGGAAGAGCAGGGCACCCGCGAAATATCATCTCTTACGCGCCGCCTGGGTTCGCTGGACACGATAATCACTATCGCTCCGCTGCTCGGACTTCTGGGAACTGTTACGGGTATGATCTCGGCTTTTCATGTGATCGCGGCCAAGTCCGGCATCAGCACTCCGACTGCTATCACCGGCGGTGTCGCCGAGGCTCTCATTGCCACCGCCACCGGTCTTGCGATAGCCATCTTCACCCTGATCGGCAACAATCATCTCCAGGAGCGGATCAAGTCGATAGTTGCGGAGATCGAGGCCAGAGGCAACGCAATGGTCAATATCCTTGTCGAGTCGCAGGAGGGTTCCAGAGGTGAAATTAAGCGTATATCAGCCTAA
- a CDS encoding biopolymer transporter ExbD, with translation MKLSVYQPKKARIEIVPMIDTIFFLLVFFMMASLAMTTAKGMPVNLPKASAATERPVCKVVLTLTPTGNYYVDKQQVTFSQIQNYLKMRLKDNPGAVVVINCDKAQNWEKGIQLADEAKRAGAKYLTIATEPKPVSNS, from the coding sequence GTGAAATTAAGCGTATATCAGCCTAAAAAGGCCCGCATCGAAATCGTCCCGATGATCGACACAATCTTTTTCCTGCTTGTGTTTTTTATGATGGCGTCGCTTGCCATGACCACTGCCAAGGGCATGCCTGTGAACCTGCCTAAGGCTTCTGCCGCGACCGAACGTCCTGTCTGCAAGGTCGTTCTGACCCTGACCCCGACCGGTAACTATTATGTCGACAAGCAGCAGGTCACATTCAGCCAGATCCAAAATTACTTGAAGATGCGTCTTAAGGACAATCCGGGCGCAGTTGTGGTCATAAACTGCGATAAGGCGCAGAACTGGGAGAAGGGCATCCAGCTTGCCGACGAGGCCAAACGCGCCGGAGCCAAGTATTTGACCATCGCCACCGAACCCAAACCCGTATCCAACTCATAA
- a CDS encoding energy transducer TonB: MKDKILTYAIAASIAAHILVISVVGHSSLTRLSTASAAVPTPKFIKVDFVGDPSEAVKPKPVETPKSEPAAKQTERQYKSESPILPKQTAKVPITSIRPATRQPISVPHTPRGTGHQMPGNPGGKLNIGSTSANGDLGGNWGGGSTPAGWVPGSDDGKGKGSGSGAGEARPDPVKNASDGPGTAPAPAPRTVSVRICHQSGMLAGEYCKSTGFRTYIEGRQPRRVCTHCKPPEHKSRLADQANPILIRDTSVSVPASVDEGLSLVVKVEYTVTDEGSVSGVSVIKSSGYRALDKVVISATSKLKYKPAVQDGTARSVKMTRTYRINT, encoded by the coding sequence ATGAAAGACAAGATACTCACATATGCAATCGCCGCATCGATAGCGGCTCACATACTGGTTATAAGCGTGGTTGGGCACTCTTCCCTAACCAGACTCAGCACCGCCTCTGCGGCAGTGCCGACTCCGAAGTTTATCAAGGTTGATTTCGTGGGTGATCCTTCCGAGGCGGTCAAGCCGAAACCTGTCGAGACACCGAAGTCCGAGCCGGCTGCAAAGCAGACGGAGAGACAATACAAGTCAGAATCTCCCATTTTGCCAAAGCAGACCGCAAAGGTTCCCATTACTTCTATACGTCCAGCGACCAGACAGCCGATATCTGTTCCCCATACTCCACGCGGGACGGGTCATCAGATGCCTGGTAATCCCGGCGGCAAGCTCAACATAGGTTCGACCAGCGCTAATGGCGACCTTGGCGGCAACTGGGGAGGGGGCAGCACTCCGGCTGGATGGGTTCCCGGCAGTGATGATGGCAAGGGCAAAGGTTCAGGCAGTGGAGCAGGGGAAGCTCGGCCTGATCCAGTGAAAAACGCATCCGATGGGCCAGGTACAGCCCCAGCGCCCGCCCCGCGCACTGTGAGCGTACGAATATGCCATCAGTCCGGTATGCTGGCAGGTGAATACTGCAAATCAACCGGATTCAGGACCTATATCGAAGGCCGGCAGCCGAGACGAGTCTGCACTCACTGCAAACCCCCCGAGCATAAATCGCGCCTTGCCGATCAGGCAAATCCGATCCTCATCAGGGATACAAGCGTTTCGGTTCCCGCTTCAGTGGATGAGGGATTGAGTTTGGTCGTAAAGGTCGAGTATACAGTCACGGATGAAGGTTCAGTATCTGGCGTGAGTGTCATTAAGTCATCCGGCTATCGCGCACTCGATAAGGTGGTCATAAGCGCCACCTCCAAGCTCAAATATAAACCCGCAGTCCAGGACGGCACTGCCCGCAGTGTGAAGATGACCAGAACCTACAGGATAAACACTTAG
- a CDS encoding ketoacyl-ACP synthase III, translating into MPIQIIATGSYLPELVASNNDLAAFLDTNDEWIRTRSGISTRHIATDETTSEMGAKAASVAMHRSGLRPEDIDLVICATLTPDTSVPMTAANIKKALGIERAAAFDLNGNCSGFIYAITAADSLMKNCGYDHAIVVGSDTNSQMLDWTDRSTCVLFGDGAGAVVLSRTDKRGIITTYLDCKIDSDNVLIWPNRLDATPFCDAQRTEHTKLAMQGSKVMRFVVKALIESVRQVTTAANVSIDDVKYIVPHQANLRMIESAAETMRLDMDKFYINIDRVANTSHGTIPIALDEMAENKLLERGDLILLTAFGGGLSSGAVLLEW; encoded by the coding sequence ATGCCAATTCAGATAATCGCAACAGGCAGCTATCTGCCCGAGCTTGTAGCATCCAACAATGATCTTGCGGCTTTTTTGGACACAAATGACGAATGGATTCGGACCAGGTCCGGGATCAGCACGAGACATATTGCGACAGACGAAACCACTTCGGAGATGGGTGCGAAAGCTGCGAGTGTGGCAATGCATAGGAGTGGGCTGAGACCCGAAGATATCGATCTTGTGATATGCGCAACACTCACGCCGGATACGTCAGTGCCCATGACGGCCGCCAACATAAAGAAGGCTTTAGGGATCGAAAGAGCAGCCGCATTCGACCTAAACGGCAACTGCAGCGGATTTATCTATGCAATTACAGCGGCGGACAGCCTGATGAAAAACTGCGGTTACGATCATGCAATAGTTGTCGGTTCGGACACCAACAGCCAGATGCTGGATTGGACGGACAGATCGACCTGTGTGCTTTTTGGTGATGGCGCCGGTGCGGTGGTTCTGTCGCGCACCGATAAGAGGGGCATCATCACGACGTACTTGGACTGCAAAATCGACTCAGACAATGTGCTGATCTGGCCCAACCGGTTGGATGCGACGCCTTTTTGCGATGCTCAACGAACTGAACACACCAAACTTGCGATGCAGGGCAGCAAAGTAATGCGTTTTGTGGTGAAGGCGCTTATAGAGTCAGTGAGGCAGGTCACCACGGCAGCAAACGTTTCCATAGATGATGTGAAATACATAGTGCCGCACCAGGCAAATCTGCGAATGATCGAGTCGGCGGCAGAGACGATGCGGCTCGACATGGACAAGTTCTACATCAACATAGACAGGGTAGCCAACACATCGCATGGGACTATCCCGATAGCCCTTGATGAGATGGCAGAAAATAAACTGCTCGAAAGAGGGGATCTTATTCTGCTTACCGCTTTTGGCGGAGGACTTAGTTCGGGCGCCGTATTGCTGGAGTGGTAA
- a CDS encoding GNAT family N-acetyltransferase, with protein MKPLSDVVWDPTIQTLPEYRGMGYAKSAVSAAVKYILDNGKIATWGADRTNIASLHTAHALGFQDYGLDFGCVGSRY; from the coding sequence GTGAAGCCGCTGTCTGATGTCGTATGGGACCCTACTATCCAGACACTGCCTGAATATCGAGGCATGGGATATGCAAAAAGCGCCGTATCGGCAGCAGTGAAATACATCCTCGATAACGGCAAAATAGCCACCTGGGGTGCGGACCGCACAAATATTGCATCACTGCACACAGCCCATGCACTCGGGTTTCAGGATTATGGGCTCGACTTTGGGTGCGTTGGTTCCAGATATTGA